The Metabacillus sediminilitoris genome window below encodes:
- the spoIIM gene encoding stage II sporulation protein M has translation MRRQLPINAMIKQHLKEHSSIYLFVCVLFLMGVIFGAIIVNSMNLSQKEDLYYYLNRFFGQVAEGKIASSTDMFQQSFLHNLKYLGLMWILGVSIIGLPVILVMLFIKGMVVGFTVGFLVNQLGIKGFLLSFVTVLPQNILLIPAFIIMCSVAIAFSLKIIRQLFVKKTSNMDAPFSLFMRYVTVFLFIGVLAIVASGFEAYASPLLMKNVVELVSK, from the coding sequence ATGCGAAGACAACTGCCAATCAATGCAATGATAAAGCAGCATCTTAAAGAGCATTCTTCAATATACTTGTTTGTCTGTGTATTATTCTTAATGGGTGTAATCTTTGGGGCAATTATCGTTAATAGTATGAATTTAAGCCAAAAAGAAGATTTATATTACTATTTAAATCGATTTTTTGGACAAGTGGCAGAAGGGAAAATAGCCAGTTCTACGGATATGTTCCAGCAAAGCTTTTTACATAATTTAAAATATTTAGGCTTAATGTGGATTTTAGGAGTTTCAATTATTGGACTTCCTGTTATATTAGTCATGCTGTTTATTAAGGGAATGGTCGTCGGTTTTACAGTTGGTTTCTTAGTTAATCAATTAGGGATTAAAGGGTTTTTGCTTTCATTTGTCACAGTGCTGCCGCAAAATATCTTGCTAATTCCTGCATTTATCATTATGTGTTCTGTTGCAATCGCATTTTCTCTAAAAATCATCCGACAGCTCTTCGTAAAGAAAACAAGCAATATGGATGCACCGTTCTCTTTATTTATGAGATATGTCACAGTTTTTCTATTTATTGGCGTACTTGCTATCGTTGCATCAGGTTTTGAGGCTTATGCGTCACCGCTATTAATGAAAAATGTTGTAGAATTGGTCAGTAAATAA
- a CDS encoding YqzK family protein, with amino-acid sequence MIRWLKTVGDMLKVFVLFTGFTILFYYAIIWVNLEYQDMHRYDQPEGAALKVTNMVSNEEESWFNRLIFFYDNGE; translated from the coding sequence ATGATTCGATGGTTAAAAACAGTTGGAGATATGTTAAAAGTGTTTGTTTTATTTACTGGATTTACGATTTTATTCTATTATGCTATTATTTGGGTGAACTTAGAGTACCAAGATATGCATCGATATGATCAACCGGAAGGTGCAGCTTTGAAGGTAACAAACATGGTATCAAATGAAGAAGAAAGCTGGTTTAACAGATTAATTTTCTTTTATGATAATGGGGAGTAG
- the fur gene encoding ferric iron uptake transcriptional regulator, with product MENRIDRIKKQLHSASYKLTPQREATVRVLLENEEDHLSAEDVYLLVKEKAPEIGLATVYRTLELLTELKVVDKINFGDGVSRYDLRKEGAAHFHHHLVCIECGSVAEIQDDLLEDVEEIVERDWKFKIKDHRLTFHGICAKCQEKEETQNSKD from the coding sequence ATGGAAAACCGCATTGATCGGATCAAGAAGCAGCTGCATTCTGCTAGCTATAAACTAACACCCCAGCGTGAAGCAACTGTACGGGTATTACTAGAAAACGAAGAAGATCACTTAAGCGCAGAAGATGTGTACCTTCTAGTAAAAGAAAAAGCCCCAGAAATTGGCTTGGCAACTGTTTATCGAACATTAGAATTATTAACTGAATTAAAAGTTGTTGATAAGATTAACTTTGGTGATGGAGTATCTAGATATGATCTTCGAAAAGAAGGTGCGGCACATTTTCATCACCATTTAGTATGTATTGAATGTGGTTCTGTTGCTGAAATCCAAGATGATTTATTAGAAGATGTAGAAGAAATCGTTGAACGGGATTGGAAATTTAAAATTAAAGATCATCGCTTAACATTTCATGGGATTTGTGCAAAATGTCAAGAAAAAGAAGAAACTCAAAATAGTAAAGATTAA